Within Corynebacterium timonense, the genomic segment CGGCGAGCTCCGAGGCCCTGCCCCCGCCGGAGCCGGACTGGTGCCCCGCCGTCGAGGTGGTGTCCATCCCCGGCACGTGGGAGTCCTCCCAGGACGACGACCCGTTCAACCCGCAGGCGAACCCGTATTCCTTCATGCTGTCGATCACCCGCCCGCTGCAGGAGGCCTACTCCATCGACGACGTGCGCGTGTGGACGACGCCGTACACGGCCCAGTTCCGCAACATCCAGACGGCCGCGGGCCGCACGGAGATGACCTACGACGAGTCCCGCGCCGAGGGCACCGCCCGCGCCAACGGCGAGCTCGCCTTCGTCAACGAGACCTGCCCGAGCACGAAGTTCATCGTTATGGGCTTCTCGCAGGGCGCGGTGATCGCCGGCAACATCGCCAACCAGATCGGGACCGGAGCCAACGCCGTTCCGCCGGAGAAGCTCCTGGGCGCGGTCATGATCGCCGACGGCCGGCGCGAGCCGGGCGTCGGCGTCAACCCTGGCGTGGAGATCCCGGGCACCGGCGCGGAGATCGCCCTCCAGCCGCTCAACCGCGTCGTCCAGGCGGTGACGCCGGGGGCGACCATGACGGGGGCGCGCGAGGGTGGCTTCGGCGCCGTCGCGGACCGCGCCTTCGAGATCTGCGCGCCGAACGATTCGGTGTGCGACGCGCCGCAGGACTTTGGCACGCTGCTTGACCGCGCGGGCGAGCTCTTGCTGGCCAACGGCAACCACGCGCAGTACGCGACCAACCCGGAGGTCATCCCCGGCACGACAACGACCCAGTGGTCGATCGATTGGGCCCGTGGCGTGATCGACCAGCAGCTCGGGCGGTAACATTTCAAACGCCCAAACAAAACAACGAAGGAGTCTCATGGACCTGAGCGTCATCATCCAGCGCTTCATCGACGACGACGGCACAATCGCCCTCCCGCAGAACTTCACCATCCCCGCGCTCACCGAAATGCTGTATTTCATGGGTGCGCAGCTGGGGCAGTTGGATGAGATCAACATCCGTTTCTGGGACTTCTCGGAAAGCTCCGAGGGCGAGCTGCGCACCATGACGCGCCGGGAGGTCAACACCCGCGTGAAGGCTGTCGCGGCGCGCCTCATGCAGGTGGGGCAGCCGGGCGACCGGGTCGCCATCCTGGCGAACAACTCCCCCGAGTACCTTTTCGGTTTCATGGGCGCGATGTACGCCGGCCAGGTGCCCATCCCCCTCTACGACCCGAACGAGCCCGGCCACGGCGAGCACCTGCGCGCCGTGCTCAGCGACTCGGGGGCGACAACCGTGCTGACCAACAAGGCGGGCGGGCCCGCGGTGCGCGCCTTCTTCGCCGACCTGCCCGCGGCCCAGCGCCCCCGCATCCTCTCGGTGGATTCCCTGCCCGACTCCCTGGCCGAGTCCTGGGTGCCCCTGGAGACGCCTGAGGGCACGGACACGGCGAACGACACCGCCTTCCTGCAGTACACCTCGGGGTCGACCCGCATGCCGGCCGGTGTGATCATCACCAACGAGTCCATCGTGACCAACGTGATCCAGATTTATACGGCGGTGGACCTGCAGCAGCCGCTGCGCGCCCCGATCTGGCTGCCGCTGCACCACGACATGGGCATCATCGTCTCCATGCTGCTCGTCGTGCTGGGCAACGAGATCGAGCTGATGTCCCCGCGCGACTTCATGCAGCAGCCGAAGCGCTACATCAAGCAGCTGTCGCGCCGCGAGGACGACCCGGACGACGTGCACATTTACTCCCTCGTGCCCAACTTCGCCCTCGACGTCATGGCCCGCTACGCCAAGCTGAGCGAGGAGGACGGGGTGGATCTGTCCGCCGTGGAGGGCCTCATCATCGGCTCCGAGCCCGTCACTGAGCGGGGAGTGGAAACCTTCGTGGGGGCCTTCGAGGAGTACGGCATGCGCCGCCCCACGATCCGCCCGGGCTACGGCCTCGCGGAGGCGACGCTCATCGTCACCACCGCGCAGACGGAGGACCGGCCGAAGTTCCTCAAGCTCGACCGCGAGAAGCTCACGGAAGGCAAGGCGGTCGCGTCCGAGGATGGCGTGACGATGGCGTCGACAGGCCAGCCGGTGCGGTGGATGAACTTCGCCATCGTGGACCCGCAGACCCGCAACGAGGTGCCCGAGGGCACCGTCGGCGAGATCTGGATCAACGGCGCCAACGTCGCCGGCGGCTACCTCGACCGCGAGGAGGAAACCCGCGAGGCCTTCTCCAACACCATCGGGGAGACGCTGCAGGAGGGCCTGCCCGAGGACAACTGGCTGGCCACGGGCGACCTCGGCGCGCTCGTCGACGGCGAGCTCTACATCACCGGCCGCCTCAAGGACCTCATCGTGGTCGCCGGGCGCAACCACTACCCGCAGGACATCGAGGACACGGTGCAGCGCGCCACCGAGCACGTGCGCACCGACTCAGTCGCGGCCTTCGCCGTGCCGGGCGATAACGTTGAGTGCCTCATCGTCTTCGTCGAGCGCGCCGACGACGCTGACCCGGCCGGGGACGCCGCCGCGGAGGACGCCATCCGCTCGGCCGTGACCTCGGTCCACGGCATCTCGCCTGACGTCATCGCCTTCCACGCCCCGAACGAGATCGCGCGCTCTTCCTCTGGCAAGATAGCCCGCCGGGTGAACATGACGAGGTTCCTCGAGCGAGATAACGGGTAACGCTCGGGCCCTCGTCAGCGATAGGGAGTGCTATGACTGAAAATGAGCTAAGCGTCTGGCTGCAGAAGTGGGTCGCGGAGGCCGTCGGCCTCGAGCCAGATGAGGTCGAGCCGACGAAACCGCTGGAGGCCTTCGGTTTATCCTCCCGCGACGCGGTCATCATGTCCGGCGAGCTGGAGAACCTGCTCGGCCGCCGCGTCGACCCCACCGTGGCGTACCAGTACCCGACGATCGCCACGCTCGCGGCCGCGCTGACGGCGGCCGAGGGGGAGAGGCGCCCGGTGAGGCGTCGTCACGCGAGCTCGTCCCCGGGGGCGCACGACATCGCGATCATCGGCTCGGCCGGGCGCTTCCCCGGCGCCGAGAACAACGACGAGTTCTGGCAGGTGCTTATCGACGCCCGATCGACCACCGGGCCCCTGCCGGAGAAGCGCTGGTCGGAGTACGCGGGCGACCCCGTCGTGCGCTCGAAAATGGCGGAGGAGAACACCGACGGCGGCTACCTGTCGGACATCGAGAGCTTCGACAACGAGTTCTTCGGCCTGAGCCCGCTGGAAGCGGTGAACATGGACCCGCAGCAGCGCGTCATGCTGGAGCTGGCGTGGGAGGCGCTCGAGGACGCGAAGCTGCCCGCGAGCTCGCTGCGCGGCGAGCCAGTCGGCGTCTTCGTCGGCTCCTCCAACAACGACTACGGCATGCTCATCGCCGCGGACCCGGCGCAGGCGCACCCCTACGCGCTGACGGGTTCGTCGAGCGCGATCATCCCGAACCGCATCTCCTACGCCTTCGACTTCCGCGGGCCCTCTATCAACGTTGACACGGCGTGCTCCTCGTCGCTGGTCTCGGTGCACCACGCGGTGCGCGCGCTTCGCGACGGCGAAGCCGACGTCGCTCTCGCCGGCGGCGTGAACATCATGGCGAACCCCTTCGCCTCCCTCATGTTCGCCGAGCTCGGCGTCATCTCCCCGACGAGCAACATCCACGCGTTCTCCGAGGATGCCGACGGCATTGTCCGCTCGGAGGCGGCGGGTTTTGTCGTGCTCAAGCGCGTTGACGACGCCCTGCGCGACGGCGACACCATCCTCGCCGTGATCAAGGGCTCCGCCACCAACTCCGACGGCCACTCCAACGGCCTGACCGCGCCGAACCCCGACGCGCAGGTCGACGTGCTCGAGCGCGCCTACGCGGACGCGGGACTCGACCCCGCCGCTGTCGACCTCGTCGAGGCGCACGGCACCGGCACCCTGCTCGGCGACCCGATCGAGGCGACGGCCCTGGGCACGGTGCTCGGACGCGGCCGCGACGGCGCCAGCCCGCTGCTGCTCGGCTCCGCGAAGTCGAACATCGGGCACTCTGAATCCGCCGCGGGCGTGGTCGCGCTGATCAAGGTGCTCGAGGCGCTCAAGCACGACACGATCCCGGCCTCCGTGAACTACGTCGGGCCGAACACCTACGTCGACTTCGACGCGCAGCACATCGAGGTGGTGGAGGACCCGCGCGAGTGGCCGCGCTACTCCGGGCGTCGCGTCGCGGGTGTGTCCGGGTTCGGCTTCGGCGGCACGAACGCCCACGTCGTGCTCGCGGACTTGGACCCGGCCGAGTACGACACCGACGCGGCCGCCACGCCCGCCGAGCTGCTCGGCGCGGGCGCCGTGGGGCTGCCGGTGTCGGGCCTTTTGCCCTCGCGCCGAGCCGCGGCTGCCGCCGGGCTCGCCGACTTCCTCGAGGGGCGCCCGGACGCGGACCTGCAGCCGGTGGCCCGCTCGCTGGCCACACGCAACCACGGCCGCAGCGCCGCTGTCGTCCAGGCGTCGACCGTCGAGGAGGCGGTGAAAAAGCTGCGCCAGGTCGCCGAGGGCAAGGTCGCCCCCGGCATCGCCGTGGCGGACGCGCCCGCCGCGATGGGCCCCGTCTTCGTCTACTCCGGCTTCGGCTCGCAGCACCGCAAGATGGCGAAGCGGCTGCTGGAGACCTCGCCGCTGTTCCGCCGCCGCATGGAGGAACTCGACGAGTACGTGCAGTTCGAGGCGGGCTGGTCGATGCTCGAGATCATCCGGGACGACGAGCTCACCTACGACACGCTCACCGGCCAAGTCACCATCACCGCCATTCAGATCGCGCAGACGGACCTGCTGGCCTCCCTGGGCATCACGCCCGCCGCGACCATGGGCATGTCCATGGGGGAGATGGGTGCCGCCTACGGCGCGGGCGGGATCACCGCGCGCGACGCCATCCTCATCGCCTGCCACCGCGCCCGCCTCATGAGCGAGGGCGAGGCGATGATCGCCGGCACCGCCCAGGAGGGCGCGATGGCGGTCGTCGAGCTCAGCCGCGAGGAGCTGAGCGATTTCGTCGACGCCCACCCCGAGGCGCAGGGCGCGGAGCCCGCCGTCTACGCCGGGCCCGGCATGACCACCATTGGCGGCCCCGCGACGGCGGTCGAGTTCGTCGTCGCCGAGCTGGAGAAGCAGGAGAAGTTTGCCCGCACGCTCAACGTGCGCGGCGCGGGCCACACCAGCATGCTCGACCCCATCATGGGCGACCTGGCCGGCGAGCTCGCCGGGCTCGAGCCCTCCCCGCTGACGGTGCCGCTGTTTAGCTCCGTCGACCGCGGCGTGGTGTACCGCCCCGGCGAGGTCGTCCACGACGCCGAGTACTTCCTGCGCATGACCCGCCACTCCGTGTTCTTCCAGGACGCCACGGAGGCGGCGCTGGCCGCGGGGCACACTGCCTTCGTCGAGATCTCCCCGAACCCCGTCGCGGTGATGGGCATGATGAACACTGCCTTCGGCGCGGGCAAGCCCGACACGCAGCTGCTGTTCACCTCGAAGCGCAAGATCGACGAGGTGGCCAGCCTGCTCGACCTCGCCGCGAAGCTCTACGTCCAGGGCGTCGACGTCGACTTCCGGGGCTTCTACGGGCCGGGCCGCGTCATCGACGCGCCGCGCACGCCCTTCAAGCGCACCCCGCTGTGGACAAAGGCCCGCCCCTCCTCCGCGTCGACCTCCCTGTTGGGGGCGAAGGTGACGCTGCCGGACGCGACTGTCGCCTACTCTATCCAGGCCGACCAGGTGTTCAGCCCGCACCAGCTCATCGAGTCGGTCGCGGAGGAGGTCGCGCCGGGTGCGCGGGTCGTGGCCACCGAGGAGTCCGGGTACCTGCCGGCCGACGGCGAGCTGACCACCATCGTCGCCACCTCGCTCGGTGGGGCGAGCATCAAGGTCTACCACGGCTCCGAGCTCGTGGTGGAAGGCTTCGCCACCGCCCTCGAGCTGGGTGAGAAGCGCGGCCTGCAGGGCGTCGCCGACGTCACGCCGACCCCGACCCCGGCGCCCCTCGACGAGGAGATCGAGGCCGTGCGCTGGGACCCGCACAGCGGCGAGACGGTGCGCGAGCGCCTGCGCGCGATCGTGTCCGAGTCGATGGGCTACGACGCCGAGGATCTGCCGGACGAGCTGCCGCTCATCGACCTCGGCCTCGACTCCCTCATGGGCATGCGCATCAAGAACAGGGTGGAAAACGACTTCCAGATTCCCCCGCTCCAGGTACAGGCGCTTCGCGACGCCTCCGTCGCCGACGTCATCAGCATGGTCGAAGACGCCGTGGCGGGCCGCCCCGACGCGCCGCAGCCGCTACCGTACAACTCCGAGAACCGCACCCCGGCGGCCGCCGCGACGAAGGCGCAGGGCGTGGGCGTCGCCCCGCGCGATGCGGCGGAGCGCCTTGTCTTCGCCACCTGGGCGAACTACGTCGGCGCCGCCGCGGCGGGCGTCACCTCGGAGCTCCCGCAGATCACCGAGGAGCAGGCCGAACACATCGCCGCGCGCCTGAGCGAGCGTGCTGGGGTGGAGATCACCGCGGCGTTTGTTCGGGGCGTCGATACGCTCGAGCCCCTCGCCAACGAGGTGCGCGAGGGCCTGGAGACCCCCGTCGAGGGCAACATCCGCGTGCTGCGCGAGCGCACGGAGGGGATGGACGCCCCGAGCGTGTTCGTGTTCCACCCGGCGGGCGGCTCGAGCATCGTGTACGAGCCGCTGGCCCGCCGACTCGGAGAAAACGTGCCTGTCTACGGCGTGGAGCGCCTCGAGGGCAGCCTGGAGGAGCGCGCGGAGGCGTACCTGGAGGACATCGAGCGGCTTGCCGCGGGCCGCCCCGTGGTCCTCGCCGGGTGGTCCTTCGGCGGCGCGCTGGCCTACGAGGTCGCCGAGCGCCTCGGCGACGACAAGGTCGCCTTCATCGCGCTTCTGGATACCACCCAACCCTCCGAACCCACCCCGAACACGCCGGAGGAGACGCGCGCCCGCTGGGAGCGCTACGCCGCCTTTGCCAAGGGCGCCTACGGCCTGGATTTCCCGGTGCCCTACGAGCTGCTCGACTCGGCTGGCGAGGAGGCTGTGCTGAACATGCTCGGCGAGTTCCTGGCCACGACCGACGCCTCCGAGCACGGCCTCGCCGCCGGCGTGCTCGAGCACCAGCGGGCCTCCTTCGTGGACAACCAGATCTTGGCCAACCTCGACTTCGGCCGGTGGGCCGCGGTGTCCGTGCCCGTGCTGCTGTTCCGCTCGGAGCGCATGCACGACGGGGCAATCGTGCTCGAGCCCGCCTACGCGCACATTGACGACGACGGCGGGTGGGGCGCTATCGTGGATGACCTCACCATTGTCCACCTGCCGGGCGACCACCTCGCGGTCGTGGACGAGCCGGCGGTGGGCATCGTTGGCAAGCACATGAACGAATGGATTGACAATGTCGACAGCCTCTAAGCTCGCTGACCTGCGCGCGCGGCTGGAAAAGGCCCAGGACCCCGGGTCGGAACGGGCGCGCAAGCGCCGCGACGACGCCGGGCAGACCACCCCGCGCGAACGCATCCACGCGCTCCTCGACGAGGGCTCCTTCGTCGAGATCGGCGCCCTCGCCCGCACCCCAGGCGACCCCGACGCCGTGTACTCCGACGGCGTGGTCACCGGCTACGGCCGCGTCGACGGGCGGCCCGTGGCCATCTACGCTCACGATAAGACCGTGTACGGCGGTTCCGTCGGCGTGACCTTCGGGCGCAAGGTGACCGAGGTGATGGAGATGGCCATCAAGGTCGGCTGCCCCGTCATCGGCATCCAGGACTCCGGCGGCGCCCGCATCCAGGACGCGGTGACCTCGCTGGCCATGTACTCCGAGATCGCCCGCCGCCAGCTGCCACTGTCGGGGCGCTCCCCGCAGATCTCCATCATGCTGGGCAAGTCCGCCGGCGGCGCGGTGTACGCCCCCGTGACCACCGACTTCGTCGTCGCCGTCGACGGGCAGTCCGAGATGTACGTGACCGGCCCGAACGTCATCCGCGAGGTCACCGGCGAGGACATCTCCTCCGCCGAGCTCGGCGGGGCGCGCATCCAGGAGCAGTCCGGCAACATCCAAGCCGTTGTCGCCACCGAGGAGGAGGCCTTCGACTACGTCCGCGACCTGCTCGCCCTCCTGCCCACCTCGGCTTTCGACGACAGCCCCGTCGCCTGGGCACCCGCCGACGAGGACCTCGACGATTCCGAGTTGGACACCTTCATGCCGGACGATACCAACGCCGGCTACGACATGCGCGAACTGCTCGCCCAGCTCGGCGACGACGACGACCTCGTCGAGATCCAAGCCAACTACGCCGAGAACATCATCTGCGCCTTCGGGCGTATCGACGGCCGAACCGTCGGCTTCGTGGCTAACAACCCGATGCACTACGCCGGCTGCATCGACGCCGACGCCGCCGACAAGGGCGCCCGCTTCGTGCGCACCTGCGATGTGTACAACATCCCGCTCGTCTACGTGGTAGACACACCCGGCTACCTCCCCGGCGTGGACCAGGAGCGGCAGGGCCTCATTCACCGCGGCGCCAAATTCGCCTTTGCCAGCGTCGAGGCCACCGTCCCCAAGGTGGCCCTCATCGTGCGCAAGGCCTACGGCGGCGCCTACGCCGTCATGGGCTCAAAGAACCTCGCCGGCGACATCAACCTGGCGTGGCCCACCGCGCAGATCGCGGTCATGGGCTCCGCCGCTGCCGTCGTGATGATCCAGGGCAAGCAGCTCGACGCCATCGAGGACCCCGCCCAGCGCGAGGCGATGAAGAAGATGTTCATGGACTTCTACGACGAGACCATGACCTCTCCCTACGTCGCCGCTGAGCGCGGCTACATCGACGCGATGATTCAGCCCTCGGAAACGCGTCTCGCGCTGCGCCGAGCTCTGCGTCAGCTGTCTACCAAGTACGACGCTGACCTGCCGAAAAAGCACACAATCTCGCCGCTGTAACGTTTTGGTTACGTCACACGTTAGACTCCTCTAGAAGTCATCGTTCCCAAGAAAGGTTCCGAAACCTATGCTCTCCAGCGCTTTCGACATCGCCGGCGACCTGATCAACTACCTCGTGTGGACCTTCAAGGCCCTCTCCAGCGGCAACCCGCTGTTCAACCTCGGTTCCAGCTTCCCGCGCTAGAAGCTGCGCCTGCGGCACCCGCCCCCAATGGGGTGGGTGCCGTTCTTTGTAATTGCGTGGGCATATTCGGTGGAGCCGTGTGTGGGGTATGCATTGCATAGTCGGGGCGCTCGCCGGCTGGGCGTTGATCCGTATGCATTGCATAGTTGCGGCGCTCGCCGGCTGGGGGCTGATCCGTATGCATTGCATAGTCGCGGGCCCGTCCGCTTCGGGGCCGGGGTGTATGCATTGCATAGTTGGGGCGGTCGGGGGCTGATCGGTATGCATTGCATAGTCGCGGCGCTTGGTTGTCGGGGGTTGATCCGTATGCATTGCATAGTCGGTGCGCTCGACGCTCGGGCGCTGATCCGTATGCATGGCATAGTTTCGGGCCCGTCCGCATGCGGCCGGGGGTATGCGTTGCATAGTTGCGGCGCTCGACGGTCGGGGGCTGATCGGTACGCATTGCATAATCCGTTGCATTCAAACACGCGCGCTATGCAAACGTCGAAAAGCTGCCTTTAGCCAGCTCAACCCACATGTCCGAAGCGTTGTTATACTGTCAATCAAACACATGATCGACACGCTTGGGGGAGCAATGGACACACCACCAACCACCGTCAGCAGGGACAGCGCGCCCTTGCATATCGCGCACACCATCGAAAAAGGGTTCGGCGTATTCTCGCGCCGCAAGGCGCAGATACTCTACGCCATAGCACTTTTCGACGTCCTCGGGCTCGCCCCCCAGTTCGGCGCACAAACGACCGCATTATGGCTTGTTAGGAGCATCGCGGTGCCGAACTCCACCGCCCACGAGTACGTCAGGGTTGCCCGCGCAATGCTGCGCTTCGAGGTGATGGCACAAGCATTCTTGGAGGGGCGAACAAACTACTCCAAGGTCAGATTGATACTGCCGCTGCTCACAAAGGACAACGAGGCTGAGCTGGTGGAGCTGGCCTGCACCATGACGTTTCACGAGTTGGAGATCGCGCTGCTGCAATTCCGCCAGCCAGCAAAGAAAGCGACGAGGACGTCCTACGTGCGTCTAAAAGCCGCGCCGGATGGGCGTATAAAGCTGTGGGCGGATTTCAACGCGGCGGAAGGCGCGCGTGTGATGGCGGCGATGAAGGTCGGGGAACTCGCCTGGCACGACGTGGACTGGGCATCCTTGGCGGGCAACGACGGGGCGGTGGATCCGGAGCGTATCGACGGTGAAATGGACCGTCAGGATAAGCAGGGTAAGAAAGCGCGCGGCTGTTCCGGTTTCGGCCTGCCCATCGGTCAGGTGCTGGTCAGCGCGTTTATGGGTATGGTGAACATGACGTTGTCGCGGCCGCGTAACCCGTTGCGCGCACCGGGGGCGCACGTCAACGTCGTTATGACCACCGACGGCAAGGCCTACCTGCCCTACAACCCTGGTGCGCCCTCGGAGGCGGTGAAAAACTTCCTCGCCAACGCCTCCTACCGGCTCAACAGGGTCGACGATAAAGGGCTGGTGCTCAACAGTGGGCGCGCGTTTCGGCTTGCCTCCGACGCCCAGGTTAACGCGCTGATGCTCATGTGGCGTCACCAGTGCGCGATGCCCGGGTGTAGTCACACGCGCTTCATTGAGATGCATCACGTCCGTGACTGGGCGGACGGCGGGCCGACGGACCTGGACAACTTGCTGCCGTTGTGTTCGGCGTGCCACAGCCTCGTCAGCGACAAGCACATCACGATTTTGCGCGACGGTGGGGACTTTCATTTCCTGGGCCCGGGCGGGGTGCGCTACGTCAGCACAGACCGCGGGCTGCCGGTGCGCAACGACGACGCCCGGACGCTGGAGGAGTTCAACGAGCTCAGCTGGGTCTAGCGGCGCCTCGACACGGCGAGCCTCGCGATGCCGCGCCAGCCGAGCATCAGCGCCGCGGAGGTCGTGCCTGCCACAAGGACGAAGGACCAGTGAGGCAGCTTGTCGCGGTAGAAGCCCCAAATGATCAGGCCGACGACAAGGGTGATCAGCCAAATCAGCCACCCCGTGTTGCGCCGCACCGCAAGCCACGCAAGGGCCAGGCCGACGCCGAAAGGAACAAAGGTCTCGAGCCAACCGAGGAACGTGAACGGCATCTCTTCGGTTTGGTGGGCAGCGCGGGCGAGGAGGGCGAAGGCGGCGATGGCGACGAAATCGGCGGCGATGGCGTAGGGCTTGTGCAACATGACAGGAAGCCTAGCGCTCGGGGGTAGCGGGAGCGCCTAGGACGTAGCCCCGCCCCGCGTAGAAGATGAAGTAGTACACCCAGCCGATGGCGGTGATCAATACGAAGGAGATCAGGCGATAGAGGAGGGTGATGGCGGTGGCGTCGCCAAGCGAGAAGCCCCCGGCGGCGAGGACGCCGACACCGACGGCGTCGACGGTGCCCACGCCGCCGGGGGTGACTTGGGCCGTGCCGGCGAGTTTGGTCATGACGAACGCGAGCATGACGGAGCGCAGAGCTGGGTCGTCGGTGATGGCCAGGGCGGCAAAGTAATACGTGGCCGCGTCGAGGACGCGGTTGAGCAGTGACAGAACGGCCGAGGAGGCGAAGGTACCCGTGGACATGTGAACGGCGGCGATCTGGCCGACGACGTCGGCGACGGGACGTTCGATCCGGCCGGGCAGGTGCCGTACCGCGCGCTGCATGGTGTTCGGGTTGCGGGCCACCCAATACAGGGCTAGGGCAACGCCGACGGACGCGGCCAGGGACGCGGCGAGCGCAGGCAGGGAGAGGTCGGCGCCTAACACGGCGACCGAGAGGACGCCGATGGCCACTAGCCACACCGTGGACAGGGCGCTGGAGATCACGATGAACCAGCCGCACAGCCCGACCGAGGCGCCCCACGAGCGATGCACCTTGAAGGTGAACCAGGCGGAGATCGCGGGGCCCCCAGGGACGGTGGTGGACCACGCGTTGGAGGCCAGCGACAAGCGGTTGCAGGGCGGGAAGCCGACGATGTGGCCCTGGCTGTTAAGCAGCACCTGGCGCACCCCGGACATGGCCACGATGGAGACGTAGGCGACGACGACGGCGGCGATGACGGGGCCCACTCTCGCCCGCGCGAGCGCGTCCCATGCCTCGCCGAGGAAGGGAAGCTGGTCGCGAAGAAAAAACAACGCGAGGATGAGGGCGACGAGGGGCAGGAGCCACCGCGCCCACTTCGCTGCCCGTTCGCGGGCGGTGGTGGCGGGGGTGGACATCTACCGCTCCAGCTCGCGTGGGCCTTGCTCGGAAAGACGGCGCATGAGCTCGTCGAAGGGCACGAGGGAGGAGTCCTCGTCGATGCTGCGGCCGCCGCGGACCGGCAGGGTGTCTGGGATGGTGTCTGAGATGGCGATCTCGCCGGTGCGCGGGTAGGACTCCGGCGTCGCGGGGGCGGGCCCGGAGGAGGACTCGCCGAGGGACGAGTAGGCGCGTTTGACCCAGCGCGGCGCCCACCAGTTGTCCTCGCGCAGCAGGTGCATTACGGCGGGCACGAGCAGGAGGCGGATGATGGTGGCGTCGAGGGCCAGCGAGAAGATCATGCCGAAGGCGATGTACTTCATCATGACGATGTCGCTCATCGCAAACGCCGCCGCGACGACGATCATGATCGCGGCGGCGGCGGTGATGATCCCGCCGGTGCGCGCGGTGCCCGCGGCGATGGCCTCGTCCGTCGACGCCCCGTGGTGGCGCGCCTCCACCATGCGCGAGACGAGGAACACCTCGTAGTCCGTCGACAAGCCGTACAGGATGGCCACGATGAGCACGAGCACGGGGCTCATGAGCGGCCCCGGCGTGAAGTTCAGCACACCCGCCCCCAGCCCGTCGACGAAGACGGCGGTGAGGAAGCCGAGGGTGGCGCCGATCCCGAGCACGTTCATGATCACGGCCTTCGCAGGCAGGATCAGCGACCCGAACAGCAGCGCCATGAGCACGAACGTAGCCACGACCATGTACAGGGCCATCCAGGGCAGCCGCTCGAGCAGCGCCTCGATCGACTCGACCTCCATCGCCGGGGTGCCGCCCACGTACAGGTCGACGCCCTCGGGCGCGTCGATGGCACGCAGTTGCGTGACGACGTCCTCCCCACCGTTTCGGTCCTCCAGCGGCGCAGACAGCACCGTGGTGCCGTCCTGGGAGGGGTGGGTCGGCTCGAGCGGGGAGGTCAGGCCGGTGACCTGGCGCGCTTGGAGGACGACGTCGACAAGCTGCTGGTTGTCCGCCCCGGTGACGACGAGCTTGATGGGGTCGGTCCGGAAAGCGG encodes:
- a CDS encoding lysylphosphatidylglycerol synthase transmembrane domain-containing protein encodes the protein MSTPATTARERAAKWARWLLPLVALILALFFLRDQLPFLGEAWDALARARVGPVIAAVVVAYVSIVAMSGVRQVLLNSQGHIVGFPPCNRLSLASNAWSTTVPGGPAISAWFTFKVHRSWGASVGLCGWFIVISSALSTVWLVAIGVLSVAVLGADLSLPALAASLAASVGVALALYWVARNPNTMQRAVRHLPGRIERPVADVVGQIAAVHMSTGTFASSAVLSLLNRVLDAATYYFAALAITDDPALRSVMLAFVMTKLAGTAQVTPGGVGTVDAVGVGVLAAGGFSLGDATAITLLYRLISFVLITAIGWVYYFIFYAGRGYVLGAPATPER
- a CDS encoding acyl-CoA carboxylase subunit beta, which translates into the protein MSTASKLADLRARLEKAQDPGSERARKRRDDAGQTTPRERIHALLDEGSFVEIGALARTPGDPDAVYSDGVVTGYGRVDGRPVAIYAHDKTVYGGSVGVTFGRKVTEVMEMAIKVGCPVIGIQDSGGARIQDAVTSLAMYSEIARRQLPLSGRSPQISIMLGKSAGGAVYAPVTTDFVVAVDGQSEMYVTGPNVIREVTGEDISSAELGGARIQEQSGNIQAVVATEEEAFDYVRDLLALLPTSAFDDSPVAWAPADEDLDDSELDTFMPDDTNAGYDMRELLAQLGDDDDLVEIQANYAENIICAFGRIDGRTVGFVANNPMHYAGCIDADAADKGARFVRTCDVYNIPLVYVVDTPGYLPGVDQERQGLIHRGAKFAFASVEATVPKVALIVRKAYGGAYAVMGSKNLAGDINLAWPTAQIAVMGSAAAVVMIQGKQLDAIEDPAQREAMKKMFMDFYDETMTSPYVAAERGYIDAMIQPSETRLALRRALRQLSTKYDADLPKKHTISPL
- a CDS encoding HNH endonuclease signature motif containing protein yields the protein MIDTLGGAMDTPPTTVSRDSAPLHIAHTIEKGFGVFSRRKAQILYAIALFDVLGLAPQFGAQTTALWLVRSIAVPNSTAHEYVRVARAMLRFEVMAQAFLEGRTNYSKVRLILPLLTKDNEAELVELACTMTFHELEIALLQFRQPAKKATRTSYVRLKAAPDGRIKLWADFNAAEGARVMAAMKVGELAWHDVDWASLAGNDGAVDPERIDGEMDRQDKQGKKARGCSGFGLPIGQVLVSAFMGMVNMTLSRPRNPLRAPGAHVNVVMTTDGKAYLPYNPGAPSEAVKNFLANASYRLNRVDDKGLVLNSGRAFRLASDAQVNALMLMWRHQCAMPGCSHTRFIEMHHVRDWADGGPTDLDNLLPLCSACHSLVSDKHITILRDGGDFHFLGPGGVRYVSTDRGLPVRNDDARTLEEFNELSWV
- a CDS encoding DUF3054 domain-containing protein produces the protein MLHKPYAIAADFVAIAAFALLARAAHQTEEMPFTFLGWLETFVPFGVGLALAWLAVRRNTGWLIWLITLVVGLIIWGFYRDKLPHWSFVLVAGTTSAALMLGWRGIARLAVSRRR